Part of the Paenibacillus terrae HPL-003 genome is shown below.
CTTCCGGTAGCCCCGGCATGCAATATTCAGTGCCATTATTGCAACCGCAAATTCGATTGCGTCAATGAAAGCCGTCCCGGCGTTGTCAGTGAACTGCTCACGCCGGAACAGGCGGCGCGCAAGACCTATGGCGTAGCGGCACAGCTCATGCAGCTGTCCGTTGTCGGCATTGCGGGACCTGGAGATCCGCTGGCCAATGCGGACGCAACCTTTGATACCTTTCGCCGGGTCCGTGAGACAGTTAAGGATGTCATATTCTGTCTCAGTACGAATGGTCTTACTTTGATCAGGCATGTCGACAGGATTGTAGAGTTGGGCATTTCGCATGTCACAATCACGATCAATGCTGTAGATCCAGTGGTGGGGAGCCGCATTTATGGATGGGTCTACGACGAAGGAAAACGCTATGCAGGAGAGGAGGCCGCACGGCTGTTAATTGACCGCCAGCTGGCAGGCTTGAAGATGCTGGCTTCCAGAGGCGTATTGTGCAAGGTGAACTCGGTGCTGATTCCCGAAGTCAATGATGCCCATCTGCCGGAGGTAGCCAGAGTGGTCAAGGAGCACGGCGCGGTGCTTCACAACATTATGCCGCTCATCATCGCTCCCGGCAGTCGGTATGAGCAGGAAGGGATGCGGGCACCCCGTCCCCGTCTGGTCCGTCAGCTGCAGGAGCAATGTGCTGACGCGGGAGCCGTCATTATGCGCCATTGTCGTCAGTGCAGGGCGGATGCGATCGGACTGCTGGGCGAAGATCGCAATCAGGATTTTACATGGGAGAACATAGCGGCTGCTCCTCCCATGGATGAAGGGGCAAGGGCACAATTCCAGAAAGAACTGGATGAGAAGGTGAGCGTGAGAATGGAACGCAAGGAGGGACAATCGGACCGCAAACAATCGTCAACCGGGGCTGGCTGCAGCTGTCCGTTATCGGGAGATCAGCCTGAAGCAAGATATGCCTCAAAGCCGGTCCTGATCGCCGTGGCCAGCCGTGGCGGAGGGAAGGTGAATCAGCATTTCGGCCGTGCCAAGGAGTTCATGATCTATGAAAGCGACGGGACCATTGTAAATTTCGTAGGCATCCGCAAGGTGCAATCCTACTGTCACGGGAAAGCCGATTGCAATGGGGACAAGGTCGAGACGATAAAGGAGATCCTCTCCATGGTGCATGACTGTGCATTGCTGCTGTCGTCCGGCATAGGCGAAGCCCCCAAAGAGGCACTGCAGGAAGCTGGCGTGCTGCCTATTGTATGCGGCGGGGATATTGAGGAATCCGTTCTGGAATATGTAAAATTTCTGCGTTATATGTATCCTGTGCAGAGCAATAAGGGAAGTAAGCGTAACAAGAAAGCTAAGGGCATTCATTCGGATTCACCCATTGAACATTTTGGAGGCTGAGAAGATATGAGACAAATCGCGTTTTACGGTAAGGGCGGTATCGGCAAATCGACAACCTCGCAGAATACACTGGCTCAGCTCGCGACTAAATTCAAACAAAAAATTATGATCGTAGGCTGTGATCCCAAGGCAGACTCCACCCGTCTTATTCTGAATACGAAGGCCCAACAGACAGTACTGCATCTGGCGGCTGAAAGGGGCACGGTGGAGGATTTGGAGCTGGAGGATGTTGTCCAGAAGGGCTTCGGTGACATTCTGAATGTGGAATGCGGCGGGCCAGAGCCCGGTGTCGGCTGTGCAGGGCGCGGCATCATCACGGCCATTAATTTTCTGGAGGAAGAGGGGGCCTACGAAGGGCTGGATTTCGTGTCCTACGATGTACTGGGCGACGTCGTGTGCGGGGGCTTCGCCATGCCGATCCGGGAGAAGAAGGCTCAGGAAATCTACATTGTATGCTCAGGCGAGATGATGGCTATGTACGCTGCCAACAATATTGCGCGTGGGATATTGAAGTACGCCAACAGCGGCGGGGTGCGTTTGGGCGGCTTAATCTGCAACAGCCGGAATACGGACAGGGAAGCGGAATTGATTACAGAGCTTGCGAGAAGACTGAACACGCAGATGATCCACTTTTTGCCGCGTGACAATGTTGTGCAGCACGCTGAGCTGCGACGTATGACCGTTACCCAATACAACCCTGGCCATGAGCAGGCTGCGGAGTATGAAGAACTGGCAGGTAAAATTTTGAATAACGATAAGCTAACGGTTCCCACTCCCATTACCATGGAAGAGCTGGAGGATCTGTTAATGGAATTCGGCATTATTGAGGATGAAGAGACCGCAATTAACAAAGCAGAGGCGTCGGGGCAGTAGACCGCAGCCAGGAGGCTTAATGACAGAACCATCGTGTGATGATGGGGGGACTGAACGTACAGCTCGCAGGAGGGAGGAATAGGCCAATGAGCAGTATTGTGGATAAGGGAAAGCAGGTCGTAGAGGAGATACTGGAGGTATATCCCCAAAAGTTAAAGAATGACAGGACCGAGCATTTTGAGATTGCAGATGAGGAGCTTGTGAACTGCGGAACCTGTTCCATCAAGTCCAACATGAAATCACGGCCTGGCGTCATGACGGCGAGGGGCTGCGCTTATGCAGGGTCCAAGGGCGTGGTATGGGGCCCGATTAAAGACATGGTGCACATTAGCCATGGTCCCATCGGCTGCGGACAATACAGCTGGGGCACCCGACGCAATTATGCGAATGGGACATTGGGAATCAATAATTTTACCGCTATGCAGATTACAAGCAACTTTCAGGAAAAGGATATTGTGTTCGGCGGAGATAAGAAGCTGGAGGTGATCTGCAGGGAAATTAAGGAGATGTTCCCGCTGGCCAAAGGTATCTCCGTGCAATCCGAATGTCCAGTTGGACTAATTGGTGATGATATCGGGGCTGTGGCCAAGAAGATGACAGGGGAGCTGGGCATTCCGGTCATTCCTGTGCGCTGTGAGGGCTTTCGCGGAGTGAGTCAGTCTCTGGGCCATCACATTGCCAATGATGCTATCCGCGATTTTCTGATGGGTCGCCGGGAGCTGGAGGAGTGCGGGCCTTATGATGTCTCCATTATTGGGGACTACAATATCGGCGGTGATGCCTGGGCCTCACGTATTCTGCTGGAGGAAATGGGACTGCGGGTTATAGCGCAGTGGTCAGGTGACGGTACGATCAATGAGCTGGGGATTGCCCATAAATCCAAGCTCAACCTGATCCATTGTCATCGCTCCATGAATTATATGTGCGCAACGATGGAACAGGAATACGGAATTCCCTGGATGGAATATAACTTCTTTGGCCCGACCAAGACGGTGGAGAGTCTAAGGGCGATTGCCGCCCGCTTTGATGAGACGATTCAGGAGAAATGTGAGCAGGTCATCGCCCAATATATGCCGCAGATGGAAGCGGTCATCCGTAAATATCGCCCCCGGCTGGAAGGCAAAAAGGTGATGCTTTTGATTGGCGGGCTGCGGGCAAGGCATACCATCGGTGCCTATGAGGATCTGGGTATGGAAATTGTGGCTACAGGCTATGAATTTGCCCATAAGGATGATTACGAAAAGACGTTTCCCGATGTAAAAGAGGGCACCATTCTGTACGATGATCCAACGGCCTATGAATTAGAGGAATTGGCCCAGCGGCTGAATATTGACTTGATGGGTGCCGGAGTCAAGGAGAAATATGTATATCACAAAATGGGCATTCCCTTCCGCCAAATGCACTCCTGGGATTACAGCGGGCCTTATCATGGCTTTGACGGCTTCAAGATTTTTGCACGTGATATGGATATGACCATCAACAGTCCAGTATGGAGCCTGCTGCCGTCCCGGCAGACTGTGGAGGTGTCGGTATGAGCGAGCGCCTGAATATTGTCGATCACAATCAGCTGTTTCGGCAGGAAAAGTATGTACGCCAGCGTGAGGGGAAACGAGCCTTCGAGGCCCCTTGCTCGCCGGAGGAGGTTACTTCCACCCTGGAGTACACCAAGACCACGGAATACAAGGACAAGAATTTCGCCCGTACAGCCGTAGTCGTGAACCCGGCCAAGGCTTGTCAGCCGCTGGGAGCGGTCATGGCTGCGCTGGGCTTTGAAAAAACGCTCCCGTTCATTCATGGCTCACAGGGCTGTACGGCCTATTTCCGCAGCCATCTTGCCCGCCACTTCAAAGAGCCTGTTCCTGCCGTATCCACCTCGATGACCGAGGATGCCGCCGTATTCGGCGGCATGCGCAACCTGATTGACGGGATAGAGAACTGCATTGCCTTGTATCAGCCGCAGATGATTGCGGTATGCACGACCTGTATGGCAGAGGTGATCGGGGATGATCTGTCTGCCTTCCTGGCCAATGCCCGTCAGGAGGGAGCCCTTCCCGAGGATATGCCGGTTCCTTTTGCCAATACCCCCAGCTTTTCTGGTTCACACATTACAGGCTATGATGCCATGCTGCGCTCTGTACTGGAGACACTGTATAACAAGTCAGGCCGGACGCCGCAGCCAGGTCATGAATTGAAGCTGAATGTGCTGCTCGGGTTTGAGGGGTATACGGGCAATTTTGCAGAAATGCGGCGCATACTGGAATTGTTTGGCGTACCGTATACCATTCTGGGCGACCACAGCAGTAATTTTGATTCAGGCGCTACTGGGGAGTACAGCTACTATTACGGAGGAACGCCGCTTGAGGATGTACCCAAAGCCGCAGATGCTGCCGGTACGTTGGCGATCCAGCAGCACTCTCTTCGTAAAACATTAGGATATATAAAGCGAACCTGGGGGCAACAGTTGTCCTCCATCTCTACGCCGCTGGGCATCCGCGCTACAGATCGCTTGCTTGAAGAGATCAGCCGTCTGTCCGGAATCGAAATCCCCGAGGCATTGAAGCAGGAGCGCGCCCGAATTCTGGACGCCATGATGGATTCGCATACTTATCTGCACGGCAAACGAGTGGCTATGGCGGGAGACCCGGATATGCTCATCGGCCTGATTGGCTTTTGTCTGGAGCTGGGCATGGAGCCTGTGCACATTGTCTGCTCCAATGGGGACCGGAAATTTGAAAAGGAAGCAGAGCTTCTGCTGAAGTCCAGCCCCTACGGTACAGAAGCAACGGTGCATTGCGGTCAGGATTTGTGGCATATGCGTTCACTGCTGTTCGAGGACCCGGTGGACCTGGCTATTGGCAGCTCTCATCTGAAGTTTGCGGCCAAAGAGGCGAACATTCCGTTGCTGCGTGTGGGCTTCCCGATCTTCGACAGGCATCATCTGCATCGTTATCCGATTATCGGCTATCAGGGTGCGCTGAATCTGCTTACCCAATTTGTGAATACCATACTGGATGTCATGGAGGAGCAGGCTCCGGATCACAGCTTTGATCTGGTACGCTAACCGCTGTACCGCGTAGATGGAAGTTGGTTGCTGGACTTGTGACAATGGATTCTATCTGAAATAAGGGGGTTGTGCTGATGGAGGCGGCTGTGTCTAACGGAAGGCTGGAGGTATCCTGCGGCAACAAAATTCCCAAAAGCACGCCCTGTCCCCGGCCTGTGCCGGGGGAGGCTTCGGGTGGCTGCTCCTTTGACGGGGCCCAGATTACACTGATCCCCATTGCAGATGCGGCTCATTTGGTGCATGGACCGATTGCGTGTCTCGGCAATAGCTGGGAGAGCAGAGGCAGCCTGTCCAGCGGTCCGGAGCTGTCGGCGTATGGCTTCACTACGGATCTTGGGGAACAGGACATTATTTTTGGCGGTGAACAGAAGCTGCATGAATCAATTCGCTACATTGTCAGCCGTTTTGCACCTCCGGCTGTGTTCGTCTATACAACATGCGTCACAGCCCTCACCGGTGAAGATATCGAGGGGGTCTGCAAGGCTGAATCGGAGCGGCTGGGTACGCCGATCATTCCAGTGAACAGCCCGGGATTTGTGGGTAGCAAGAATCTCGGGACCCGGCTGGCTGGAGATGTACTGTTCCAGCAAGTTATCGGCACCACCGAGCCGGAACAGACAACCTCCCATGATGTCAATCTCATCGGGGAATACAATATAGCGGGCGAGATGTGGCATATCGAGCGGCTGATGCAGCAGACAGGAATGAGTATCCTGTCCCGAATTACCGGGGACGGCCGATTCCGTGAGGTGGGCTGGGCGCACCGTGCCAAGGTCAATATGGTCGTATGCAGCCGGGCTTTGCTGGGTCTGGCGGTGCAAATGGAGCGTAAATACAGCATTCCTTATTTTGAAGGTTCATTTTATGGGGCCAGGGAAACGAGTTATTCCTTGCGGCAGATGGCTTACCTGACCGGAGATCGAGATGTGGAGCGACGGGTGGATAAGCTGGCCGCACGGGAGGAAATGAGGCTCTCGCTGGAGCTGGAGCCCTACCGCAAGCAGCTGAAAGGAAAGCGGGCAGTGCTCTATACTGGAGGTGTGAAGAGCTGGTCTGTCATTACGGCTTTGCAGGAGCTGGGCATTAAGGTAGTTGGTGTAGGCACGAACAAGAGCACTGCCGAGGATGTATCCCGGATTGCTGCCCGTATCGGGGATGATGCGGAATACATCCCGGAAGGTGGCGCCCGCCAGATTCTCAAGACTGTACGGAGCCGCAAGGCCGACATGGTCATTGCCGGGGGCCGGAACATGTATATGGCGCTTAAGGAACAGGTTCCTTTTGTGGACATCAATCAGGAGCGGCACAAGGCCTATGCGGGCTATGACGGGCTGTTGTCCCTGGCGAAACAGCTTGTGCATACGCTGCAGCATCCAGTATGGGGGCTAGCCGCCAAATTGGCTCCATGGGAGGAGGAGACGGAATTTGCCGATTAAATCCGCCACGAAGCCTGTCAGTGTCAACCCGCTCAAGGTAGGACAGCCTTTGGGCGGCGTGCTGGCTCTGCAGGGGATGTATCGCTCAATGCCTTTGCTGCACGGCGCTCAGGGCTGCTCTGCCTTCTCCAAGGCGCTGCTGACCCGCCATTTTCGAGAGCCGATCGCCGTTCAGACCTCTGCGCTGCAAGAGATGGACGTTATATTTGACGCAGACCGGAACCTGGAGGAGGCGCTGGATCATATCTGGTCCAAGCACCATCCGGATGTCATCGGCGTTATCAGCACGGCCCTCACCGAGGTAGCAGGCGTTGATTTTCAATCCAGGGTAAAGGCGTTCAAGCGAGAACGGGCATTGAAGGACAGTCTGCTGTTTTCTGTATCTCTGCCTGATTTTCACGGTTCACTGGAGACGGGCTACAGCAGTACAGTAGAGTCGCTAATGGATGCCGTACTCGGATTAGCCAGAGGCAAGTCTCCCAAAAAACGGCGCCGGACGCAGGTCAATCTGCTGCCGGCTTCTTATCTGACTGCCGGAGATGTCATGGAAATCAAGGATATTATCGCTTCCTTTGGCCTGGAGGTTATTTCGCTCCCCGATATCTCCACTTCCTTGTCCGGGCATCTGCTGACAGGCTTTTCCCCTTTGACAAGAGGGGGAACTCCACTGGATTCAGCCTGCCAGATGCTGGAGTCTTCCTGCACTATTGCCATTGGTGCAAGCATGGAGCGTCCGGCACGCAGGCTGACTCATGCCGCAGGCATTCCCTATCACTTGTTCGATGGTCTGTCTGGCTTGGCTGCGAGCGATGCGTTCATACATTTCCTGCAGAAGATCAGCCGCGAGCCAGCCCCCGTCCGTTTCCGCTGGCAGCGTGAAAATCTGTTGGACAGCATGCTGGATGCCCATTTCTATTATTCCGGTGCTTCGGCTGTAGTGGCGCTTGAACCGGATCATATGCTGTCGACCGCAGCCTGGCTGGAGGAGATGGGAGTGGAACTGAAGCGGCTAATTACACCCTGTAGCACGCCCGCGCTGCTGAAGACAGAACGGGAAGTCTGGATCGGTGATCTGGATGATGCAGAGGAGAGCGCGCAGGGCGTGGATTTGTGGATCAGCAATTCGCATGGAAGAAAGGGAGCGGCACGGGCCGGCGCCTCATTCATACCGGCAGGCTTGCCGGTGTATGACGAGCTGGGCGCTCATACATCCGTAAGCGTCGGATACCGTGGAACCATGGAGTGGGTGAACAAGGTGGGCAATGTATTGCTTGCCGAGAGGGGGAAGGGAGGATGAAGGTTGCATTTGCGACGGAAGACGGGGTGCTTGTGAATGCTCATTTTGGGCAGAGTCCCATGTTCACTGTTTTCGAAATTCGGCTCTCAGGCGTCCAGTTTCTGGAGCATCGGCAGTTAGCCCCGGGCAGCGATGAGAACGAAGCG
Proteins encoded:
- the nifN gene encoding nitrogenase iron-molybdenum cofactor biosynthesis protein NifN; this translates as MPIKSATKPVSVNPLKVGQPLGGVLALQGMYRSMPLLHGAQGCSAFSKALLTRHFREPIAVQTSALQEMDVIFDADRNLEEALDHIWSKHHPDVIGVISTALTEVAGVDFQSRVKAFKRERALKDSLLFSVSLPDFHGSLETGYSSTVESLMDAVLGLARGKSPKKRRRTQVNLLPASYLTAGDVMEIKDIIASFGLEVISLPDISTSLSGHLLTGFSPLTRGGTPLDSACQMLESSCTIAIGASMERPARRLTHAAGIPYHLFDGLSGLAASDAFIHFLQKISREPAPVRFRWQRENLLDSMLDAHFYYSGASAVVALEPDHMLSTAAWLEEMGVELKRLITPCSTPALLKTEREVWIGDLDDAEESAQGVDLWISNSHGRKGAARAGASFIPAGLPVYDELGAHTSVSVGYRGTMEWVNKVGNVLLAERGKGG
- the nifD gene encoding nitrogenase molybdenum-iron protein alpha chain, producing MSSIVDKGKQVVEEILEVYPQKLKNDRTEHFEIADEELVNCGTCSIKSNMKSRPGVMTARGCAYAGSKGVVWGPIKDMVHISHGPIGCGQYSWGTRRNYANGTLGINNFTAMQITSNFQEKDIVFGGDKKLEVICREIKEMFPLAKGISVQSECPVGLIGDDIGAVAKKMTGELGIPVIPVRCEGFRGVSQSLGHHIANDAIRDFLMGRRELEECGPYDVSIIGDYNIGGDAWASRILLEEMGLRVIAQWSGDGTINELGIAHKSKLNLIHCHRSMNYMCATMEQEYGIPWMEYNFFGPTKTVESLRAIAARFDETIQEKCEQVIAQYMPQMEAVIRKYRPRLEGKKVMLLIGGLRARHTIGAYEDLGMEIVATGYEFAHKDDYEKTFPDVKEGTILYDDPTAYELEELAQRLNIDLMGAGVKEKYVYHKMGIPFRQMHSWDYSGPYHGFDGFKIFARDMDMTINSPVWSLLPSRQTVEVSV
- the nifH gene encoding nitrogenase iron protein; translation: MRQIAFYGKGGIGKSTTSQNTLAQLATKFKQKIMIVGCDPKADSTRLILNTKAQQTVLHLAAERGTVEDLELEDVVQKGFGDILNVECGGPEPGVGCAGRGIITAINFLEEEGAYEGLDFVSYDVLGDVVCGGFAMPIREKKAQEIYIVCSGEMMAMYAANNIARGILKYANSGGVRLGGLICNSRNTDREAELITELARRLNTQMIHFLPRDNVVQHAELRRMTVTQYNPGHEQAAEYEELAGKILNNDKLTVPTPITMEELEDLLMEFGIIEDEETAINKAEASGQ
- the nifE gene encoding nitrogenase iron-molybdenum cofactor biosynthesis protein NifE, translating into MEAAVSNGRLEVSCGNKIPKSTPCPRPVPGEASGGCSFDGAQITLIPIADAAHLVHGPIACLGNSWESRGSLSSGPELSAYGFTTDLGEQDIIFGGEQKLHESIRYIVSRFAPPAVFVYTTCVTALTGEDIEGVCKAESERLGTPIIPVNSPGFVGSKNLGTRLAGDVLFQQVIGTTEPEQTTSHDVNLIGEYNIAGEMWHIERLMQQTGMSILSRITGDGRFREVGWAHRAKVNMVVCSRALLGLAVQMERKYSIPYFEGSFYGARETSYSLRQMAYLTGDRDVERRVDKLAAREEMRLSLELEPYRKQLKGKRAVLYTGGVKSWSVITALQELGIKVVGVGTNKSTAEDVSRIAARIGDDAEYIPEGGARQILKTVRSRKADMVIAGGRNMYMALKEQVPFVDINQERHKAYAGYDGLLSLAKQLVHTLQHPVWGLAAKLAPWEEETEFAD
- the nifB gene encoding nitrogenase cofactor biosynthesis protein NifB, producing MDSLADLSETPLALETLRRHPCYNEEAHRYFARIHLPVAPACNIQCHYCNRKFDCVNESRPGVVSELLTPEQAARKTYGVAAQLMQLSVVGIAGPGDPLANADATFDTFRRVRETVKDVIFCLSTNGLTLIRHVDRIVELGISHVTITINAVDPVVGSRIYGWVYDEGKRYAGEEAARLLIDRQLAGLKMLASRGVLCKVNSVLIPEVNDAHLPEVARVVKEHGAVLHNIMPLIIAPGSRYEQEGMRAPRPRLVRQLQEQCADAGAVIMRHCRQCRADAIGLLGEDRNQDFTWENIAAAPPMDEGARAQFQKELDEKVSVRMERKEGQSDRKQSSTGAGCSCPLSGDQPEARYASKPVLIAVASRGGGKVNQHFGRAKEFMIYESDGTIVNFVGIRKVQSYCHGKADCNGDKVETIKEILSMVHDCALLLSSGIGEAPKEALQEAGVLPIVCGGDIEESVLEYVKFLRYMYPVQSNKGSKRNKKAKGIHSDSPIEHFGG
- the nifK gene encoding nitrogenase molybdenum-iron protein subunit beta, with the translated sequence MSERLNIVDHNQLFRQEKYVRQREGKRAFEAPCSPEEVTSTLEYTKTTEYKDKNFARTAVVVNPAKACQPLGAVMAALGFEKTLPFIHGSQGCTAYFRSHLARHFKEPVPAVSTSMTEDAAVFGGMRNLIDGIENCIALYQPQMIAVCTTCMAEVIGDDLSAFLANARQEGALPEDMPVPFANTPSFSGSHITGYDAMLRSVLETLYNKSGRTPQPGHELKLNVLLGFEGYTGNFAEMRRILELFGVPYTILGDHSSNFDSGATGEYSYYYGGTPLEDVPKAADAAGTLAIQQHSLRKTLGYIKRTWGQQLSSISTPLGIRATDRLLEEISRLSGIEIPEALKQERARILDAMMDSHTYLHGKRVAMAGDPDMLIGLIGFCLELGMEPVHIVCSNGDRKFEKEAELLLKSSPYGTEATVHCGQDLWHMRSLLFEDPVDLAIGSSHLKFAAKEANIPLLRVGFPIFDRHHLHRYPIIGYQGALNLLTQFVNTILDVMEEQAPDHSFDLVR